In a genomic window of Chrysemys picta bellii isolate R12L10 chromosome 1, ASM1138683v2, whole genome shotgun sequence:
- the LOC101931626 gene encoding high-affinity choline transporter 1-like, producing the protein MALNIPGLVALIVFYAITLAIGIWASWKSKKYQKKGKPSEMIIVGGRNMNFFIGLFTATATWVGGAYINGTAETVYLPTRGLVWVQAPIGFALSLVIGGLFFVNPMRSKNYVTMMDPLQETYGNMIGSLLFIPPLIGDIFWFAATLASLGATMRVILDIRGYLAIIISACTVIFYTLLGGLYSVAYTDVIQLIFIVLSLWICVPFALLNSATESIYYTAAQESYQAPWIGQVQTEYLGRWLDDFLYLVLGSIPWQTYFQRVLSASSPRQARLISYLSGLGCFSMAIPSVLIGAVAASTDWNQTSYGLPTPVERGESAMILPLVLHYLCPAYISIGGLGAITAAVMSSADSALLSASSMFAHNIYRKILRKQATEKEVVCIMRVSMVVLGTAAAGLAFLSNSVYDLWFLSGELVYALLFPQLCCVLFIPNTNTYGSAAGFLVGFLLRLLAGEPSLKIPPVIHYPGCSLVDGVYVQLFPFKTFTMLLTLGTIVAVSYLVAFLFKRNILPRRWDVCSVIEENSAFTHPPCAR; encoded by the exons ATGGCTCTGAATATACCTGGCTTGGTAGCTTTGATTGTGTTTTATGCAATAACTTTAGCCATTGGAATTTGGGCTTCTTGGAAAAGCAAAAAGTACCAGAAGAAAGGGAAACCAAGTGAGATGATCATAGTGGGGGGCAGGAACATGAATTTTTTCATTGGATTATTCACTGCGACGG cAACATGGGTCGGAGGAGCATATATCAATGGTACAGCTGAAACTGTCTATCTTCCCACAAGAGGACTAGTGTGGGTCCAGGCACCAATAGGATTTGCTTTGTCCCTTGtcattg GTGGCCTCTTCTTTGTAAATCCAATGAGATCCAAAAATTATGTGACAATGATGGATCCTCTCCAAGAAACATACGGGAACATGATTGGAAGCCTTCTCTTTATTCCACCATTAATAGGAGATATATTCTGGTTTGCAGCTACTCTTGCTTCATTAG GGGCAACAATGAGGGTCATTTTGGATATCAGAGGCTATTTGGCCATCATCATATCGGCATGCACTGTTATATTCTACACTTTACTGGGAGGACTGTACTCAGTTGCATACACCGATGTGATACAGCTGATTTTTATTGTGCTCAGCCTG TGGATCTGTGTCCCATTTGCCCTGCTCAACTCTGCAACAGAAAGCATTTATTACACTGCTGCTCAGGAATCCTACCAAGCCCCTTGGATTGGGCAAGTACAAACAGAATATCTTGGACGGTGGCTGGATGACTTCTTGTATCTG GTTCTTGGTAGTATCCCGTGGCAAACTTATTTCCAACGAGTTCTCTCAGCGTCCTCACCAAGACAAGCAAGGCTCATTTCCTATCTCTCTGGACTGGGTTGCTTTTCAATGGCCATCCCCTCTGTGCTCATAGGGGCCGTAGCAGCATCCACAG ACTGGAACCAGACGAGCTATGGTCTTCCAACaccagtggagagaggagagtcAGCTATGATACTGCCATTAGTGCTGCATTATCTCTGCCCAGCCTACATTTCCATTGGCGGCTTGGGAGCTATCACTGCTGCCGTCATGTCTTCTGCAGATTCAGCCCTTCTCTCTGCCAGCTCTATGTTTGCACACAACATCTACAGAAAAATTCTTAGGAAACAG GCTACGGAGAAAGAAGTAGTCTGTATAATGAGGGTCTCCATGGTGGTTTTGGGGACAGCAGCTGCAGGCCTGGCTTTCCTTTCTAACTCTGTTTATGATCTGTGGTTCCTGAGTGGCGAGCTGGTGTACGCCCttctctttccccagctctgctgcgtCCTCTTCATCCCCAACACCAACACATATGGCTCAGCTGCTGGATTCCTCGTCGGGTTCCTGTTAAGGCTTCTGGCAGGGGAGCCTTCCCTGAAAATCCCCCCTGTAATCCACTACCCAGGCTGCTCCCTTGTGGACGGGGTCTACGTTCAGCTGTTCCCTTTTAAAACCTTCACCATGCTTCTCACTTTGGGGACTATCGTCGCTGTTTCATACCTGGTGGCGTTTTTGTTTAAGAGAAACATCCTCCCTCGCAGATGGGATGTTTGCAGTGTAATAGAAGAAAATAGTGCATTCACCCACCCGCCCTGCGCCAGATAG